Proteins from a single region of Pseudomonas sp. BSw22131:
- the gspG gene encoding type II secretion system major pseudopilin GspG: MSRTRFAAARFNPAPSRQRGFTLLEMLAVIVLLGIVATIVVRQVGGNVDKGKYGAGKAQLASLSMKVESYGLDMGSPPKSLQQLVEKPANAAGWAGPYAKPSDIKDPFGHAFGYRFPGQHGSFDLIFYGQDGQPGGEGYSADLGSWE, from the coding sequence ATGAGCCGTACTCGATTCGCTGCTGCACGATTCAATCCCGCCCCCAGTCGCCAGCGCGGTTTCACGCTGCTGGAAATGCTCGCGGTTATCGTCCTGCTGGGCATCGTCGCGACCATCGTTGTGCGTCAGGTGGGCGGCAACGTCGACAAGGGTAAATACGGCGCGGGCAAAGCGCAGCTCGCCAGCCTGTCGATGAAGGTCGAAAGCTATGGCCTGGACATGGGTTCGCCCCCGAAAAGCCTGCAGCAACTGGTGGAAAAACCAGCCAACGCCGCGGGTTGGGCTGGTCCGTACGCCAAGCCTTCGGACATCAAAGACCCGTTCGGTCATGCCTTCGGTTATCGCTTCCCGGGCCAGCACGGCTCGTTCGATCTGATCTTCTACGGCCAGGACGGCCAGCCCGGTGGCGAAGGTTACAGCGCCGACCTGGGCAGCTGGGAATAA
- the gspF gene encoding type II secretion system inner membrane protein GspF, producing the protein MTPFKYRTLNGQGAEQHGVLEAKDKDAAVALLQKRGLMVLHIEASSLGGLRQALGRGTLNGAALMSFTQQLATLLGAGQPLERSLTILLKQPGQPQTRALIERIREQVKAGKPLSVALEEEGRQFSPLYISMVRAGEAGGALENTLRQLSDYLERSQLLRGEVINALIYPAFLVVGVLGALALLLAYVVPQFVPIFRDLGVPIPFITKAILWLGQFLGAYGLLVLGSIIALIWGSALRLRDPQRRLRRDRRLLKTRIIGPLLQRIEAARLARTLGTLLNNGVALLQALVIARQVCTNRALQQQVEQASESVKGGGTLASAFGAHPLLPDLALQMIEVGEQAGELDTMLLKVADVFDVEAKRGIDRMLAALVPTLTVVMAALVAVIMLAIMLPLMSLTSNI; encoded by the coding sequence ATGACCCCTTTTAAATACCGCACCCTTAATGGGCAAGGCGCCGAACAGCACGGCGTGCTTGAGGCAAAAGACAAAGACGCCGCCGTTGCGCTGCTGCAAAAGCGCGGCCTGATGGTGCTGCATATAGAAGCGTCAAGCCTGGGTGGGCTGCGTCAGGCGTTGGGACGCGGCACGTTGAATGGCGCGGCGCTGATGAGTTTTACCCAGCAATTGGCAACACTGCTGGGCGCCGGTCAGCCGCTGGAGCGCTCGTTGACCATCCTGCTCAAGCAACCGGGCCAGCCGCAAACCCGGGCGCTGATCGAACGCATCCGCGAACAGGTCAAGGCCGGCAAGCCGTTGTCGGTTGCGCTGGAAGAAGAGGGCCGACAGTTTTCGCCTTTGTACATCAGCATGGTGCGCGCAGGCGAGGCGGGCGGGGCGCTGGAAAACACCCTGCGTCAATTGAGCGATTACCTGGAACGCAGCCAGTTGCTGCGTGGCGAAGTCATCAACGCGCTCATTTATCCGGCGTTTCTGGTGGTCGGCGTACTTGGCGCCCTGGCGCTGTTGCTGGCGTACGTGGTGCCGCAATTCGTGCCGATCTTCCGTGATCTGGGTGTACCGATTCCGTTTATTACCAAGGCCATTTTGTGGCTCGGGCAATTTCTCGGTGCCTATGGATTGCTGGTGTTGGGATCGATCATCGCGTTGATCTGGGGCAGTGCCCTGCGACTGCGCGACCCGCAACGACGCCTGCGCCGCGACCGCCGTTTACTGAAAACCCGAATCATTGGCCCGCTGCTGCAGCGCATTGAAGCGGCCCGCCTGGCTCGCACCCTCGGCACGCTGCTGAACAACGGCGTGGCGCTGCTCCAGGCATTGGTCATTGCGCGGCAGGTCTGTACCAACCGCGCGCTGCAACAGCAGGTGGAGCAGGCGAGTGAATCGGTCAAGGGCGGTGGCACGCTGGCCAGTGCATTCGGTGCGCATCCGTTGCTGCCGGACCTGGCCCTGCAAATGATCGAAGTCGGCGAACAGGCTGGCGAACTCGACACCATGTTGCTCAAAGTAGCCGACGTGTTCGACGTCGAAGCCAAGCGCGGCATCGACCGCATGCTCGCCGCGCTGGTGCCGACGCTGACGGTGGTCATGGCCGCACTGGTGGCGGTGATCATGCTCGCGATCATGCTGCCGCTGATGAGCCTGACCAGCAATATCTGA
- the gspE gene encoding type II secretion system ATPase GspE: MSPTPVDATQLQIPDAEQLCAWLAENAGLKPADLERARRLLAESEGSELLALLTRLGLVSEFEMARAWAALLDAPLIVVDAAPALIDPLPALTERFMRHFQVVPLEWRDEGLHVLAANPNEMFAFEAIAYGCEVPVWLSIGPRNDVETLIERYYGQGRSAMGTLIENLDEESGSLEDIEHLKDLASEAPVIRLVNLILQRAVEQRASDIHIEPFESQLKVRYRIDGVLHEAEAPPSSSSAAVISRVKIMARLDIAERRLPQDGRIMLRMQGKELDLRVSTVPTSFGESVVMRLLDRQTINFDFQSLGFDGDRLDAFLDVLQRPHGILLVTGPTGSGKTTTLYTALSQLNTAERKIITVEDPVEYQLEGINQIQVKPSIGLDFAGALRSIVRQDPDVIMIGEMRDLETCRIAIQSSLTGHLVLSTLHTNSAAASITRLLDMGVESYLIASTVNGILAQRLVRRLDPETREAFEAPQELIDEHELHRYTDERPIRLYRPRVDAPGGGYRGRSAITELLVMNEELRGLLMRHADASTLEQAARRAGLRTLHEEGLRQAVAGVTSLEEVLRVTRGE; the protein is encoded by the coding sequence ATGTCCCCAACCCCCGTCGACGCTACCCAACTGCAGATTCCCGATGCCGAGCAGCTCTGCGCCTGGCTGGCGGAAAACGCAGGCCTCAAGCCTGCCGATCTGGAGCGTGCCCGGCGTTTGCTTGCCGAGTCCGAGGGCAGCGAGTTGCTTGCGTTGCTGACCCGGCTGGGGCTGGTCTCCGAGTTTGAGATGGCCCGCGCCTGGGCTGCATTGCTTGACGCCCCCTTGATCGTTGTCGACGCAGCGCCCGCGTTGATTGATCCGCTGCCTGCACTGACCGAGCGCTTCATGCGCCATTTTCAAGTGGTCCCGCTGGAGTGGCGTGACGAAGGGCTGCACGTGCTGGCCGCCAACCCTAATGAGATGTTTGCTTTCGAGGCCATCGCTTACGGTTGTGAAGTGCCGGTGTGGCTGTCGATTGGCCCGCGCAATGACGTTGAAACGCTGATTGAGCGTTATTACGGCCAGGGTCGTTCCGCCATGGGCACGCTGATTGAAAACCTCGACGAAGAAAGCGGCTCGCTGGAAGACATCGAGCACCTCAAGGACCTGGCCTCCGAAGCGCCTGTCATTCGTCTGGTCAACCTGATCCTGCAACGCGCCGTCGAACAGCGTGCGTCCGACATTCATATCGAACCCTTCGAAAGCCAGCTCAAGGTGCGTTACCGCATTGACGGCGTGTTGCACGAAGCCGAAGCGCCGCCGTCCAGCTCATCGGCGGCGGTCATCTCCCGGGTCAAGATCATGGCCCGGCTGGATATCGCCGAGCGCCGCTTGCCGCAGGACGGCCGCATCATGCTGCGCATGCAGGGCAAAGAGCTCGACTTGCGCGTCTCCACTGTGCCGACCAGTTTTGGTGAATCGGTGGTGATGCGCTTGCTTGACCGACAGACCATCAACTTCGATTTCCAGAGCCTGGGCTTTGACGGCGACCGCCTCGACGCTTTTCTCGATGTGCTGCAACGGCCCCACGGTATTTTGCTGGTCACCGGCCCGACCGGCTCGGGCAAAACCACCACCCTTTATACGGCGCTGTCGCAGCTCAACACCGCCGAACGCAAGATCATCACGGTCGAAGACCCGGTCGAGTACCAGCTCGAAGGCATCAACCAGATTCAGGTCAAGCCCTCCATCGGCCTCGACTTTGCCGGGGCATTGCGCTCCATCGTCCGTCAGGACCCGGACGTGATCATGATCGGTGAAATGCGCGATCTGGAAACCTGCCGTATCGCCATTCAGTCCTCGCTCACCGGTCACCTGGTGCTCTCGACGCTGCACACCAACAGCGCCGCGGCGAGTATCACGCGGTTGCTGGACATGGGCGTCGAAAGCTACCTGATTGCGTCCACGGTCAATGGCATTCTGGCGCAGCGCCTGGTGCGCCGCCTCGATCCCGAGACCCGCGAAGCGTTCGAGGCGCCGCAAGAACTGATCGATGAACACGAACTGCATCGCTACACCGACGAGCGTCCGATCCGGTTGTACCGCCCGCGTGTCGATGCGCCCGGTGGTGGTTATCGGGGTCGAAGCGCGATCACCGAGTTGCTGGTCATGAATGAAGAACTGCGCGGCCTGCTGATGCGCCACGCCGATGCCTCCACCCTTGAGCAGGCCGCACGCCGGGCCGGGTTGCGCACCTTGCATGAAGAAGGCCTGCGTCAGGCGGTTGCCGGCGTGACCTCGCTCGAAGAAGTGCTGCGCGTCACGAGGGGCGAATAA
- a CDS encoding beta-glucosidase, with the protein MRNKKMIGAHSALALLALAVSQVHAADATQQAAREARADKAAEKTLAKMSQEEKLAYIGGTGGWDVKPLASQGIPQIHGADGGVGVRYTSEGNEQGVVYPSGPNLAATWNPRRAIDLGRALGYDTATGGYQFITGPGVNLYRMPYSGRAFEYLSGEDPFLGASLVPAVVNGIQSRGVWANTKHYAANDQESNRFNLNETIDERVLREMTLPAFESASKNGKTVMMMCAFQKVNGDFACESTHLIRDILKKEWGYKGFVQSDYNAVVHGLDAAQAGTDLDMMGYQMNSTVLKPHLDSGELSAATIDDKVRRILKNIYLYKFDSKAPLTTHNMNSATSNKVALNTARESIVLLKNQDNLLPLDKTKVKSIAVVGDLAKYAPPTGFGSANVMASHYISELSGLKQIAPNAKVEFIDGLSLDPTASVWTSTNTAGNDVKGLKAEYFSNANWSGDAAATRTDTRVNLDWSSDANLPINGDTSATSIRWSGKVTPTVSGEQVFKVRADGAVRLYVNGEKIIDNGDGEHLPSNSIPPTIPVFAKLKLEAGKAYDIKLEYSRRNGYISTMGGLVGVQMSWASLVAPQDLSKYDAVVVAVGNSNEYEGEGFDHSFDLPEFQNDLINNIAKVNPHTVVTMHGGTGLKMSDWIDQVPAALHAFYPGQNGGQALAEILFGKVNPSAKLPISIERNIEDNPIYSTFKNFDNEEQLKEMSYKNDLMLGYRGYEKKGIKPLYPFGYGMSYTTFGYSNISVTPGVAVAGAPIKVSFDLSNTGKVGGSEVAELYVGQQNPKVERAIKELKGYKKVFLKPGESKRVTIELNDRSLAYFDTQSKQWVVDADTFNIALGSSSQDIRLNAKLVNPFRQELSTTTSNPLPRSALNSTLVTLPPVTTGGVMHQNENDDSDTSDGDGYGSDVDTGTTTDKSSATGN; encoded by the coding sequence ATGCGTAATAAAAAAATGATCGGTGCCCACTCGGCTCTGGCCCTGTTGGCACTGGCGGTATCTCAGGTTCATGCCGCCGACGCGACGCAGCAAGCGGCACGTGAAGCTCGCGCTGACAAAGCGGCTGAAAAAACGCTGGCCAAGATGTCCCAGGAAGAAAAGCTGGCCTACATCGGCGGCACCGGTGGCTGGGACGTCAAACCCCTCGCCTCGCAAGGCATCCCGCAAATCCACGGCGCCGACGGCGGTGTGGGCGTTCGCTACACCAGCGAAGGCAACGAGCAGGGTGTGGTCTACCCGTCCGGCCCTAACCTTGCCGCCACCTGGAACCCGCGCCGCGCCATCGACCTTGGCCGCGCGCTGGGTTATGACACCGCCACCGGTGGCTATCAGTTCATCACTGGGCCGGGTGTAAACCTGTACCGCATGCCGTACAGCGGTCGTGCGTTCGAGTACCTCTCGGGTGAAGACCCGTTCCTGGGTGCAAGCCTGGTGCCTGCCGTGGTCAACGGCATTCAATCGCGCGGCGTGTGGGCCAACACCAAGCACTACGCGGCCAACGATCAGGAATCCAACCGTTTCAACCTCAACGAAACCATCGACGAGCGCGTACTGCGCGAGATGACGTTGCCTGCATTCGAGTCCGCCTCGAAAAACGGCAAGACAGTGATGATGATGTGCGCGTTCCAGAAGGTGAACGGCGACTTCGCTTGCGAAAGCACGCACCTGATTCGCGACATTCTGAAGAAGGAATGGGGCTACAAAGGCTTCGTACAAAGCGACTACAACGCTGTGGTGCATGGCCTTGACGCTGCACAGGCCGGTACCGATCTGGACATGATGGGCTACCAGATGAACAGCACGGTGCTCAAGCCGCACCTGGACAGCGGTGAGCTGAGCGCTGCGACGATCGACGATAAAGTCCGCCGCATCCTCAAGAACATCTACCTGTACAAGTTCGACAGCAAAGCACCGCTGACCACGCACAACATGAACAGCGCCACCAGCAACAAGGTCGCGCTGAACACGGCCCGTGAAAGTATTGTGCTGCTGAAAAACCAGGACAACCTGTTGCCATTGGACAAGACCAAGGTCAAGTCCATCGCAGTGGTCGGTGATCTTGCCAAGTACGCACCGCCTACCGGTTTCGGCAGCGCCAACGTCATGGCCAGCCATTACATCAGCGAGCTGAGCGGCCTCAAGCAAATCGCGCCAAACGCCAAGGTCGAGTTCATCGACGGCCTGTCGCTGGACCCGACTGCAAGCGTCTGGACCAGCACCAACACTGCCGGCAACGACGTCAAAGGCCTGAAAGCCGAGTACTTCAGCAACGCCAACTGGTCCGGCGATGCTGCGGCAACGCGCACCGACACACGGGTTAACCTGGACTGGTCCAGCGACGCCAATCTGCCGATCAATGGCGACACTTCGGCCACCTCCATTCGCTGGAGCGGCAAGGTCACGCCTACTGTCAGCGGCGAACAGGTGTTCAAGGTCCGCGCTGACGGCGCCGTGCGTCTGTATGTCAATGGCGAGAAAATCATCGACAACGGTGATGGCGAGCACCTGCCAAGCAACAGCATTCCGCCGACCATTCCGGTCTTCGCAAAGCTCAAGCTTGAAGCCGGCAAGGCCTACGACATCAAACTCGAATACTCGCGCCGCAACGGCTACATCTCCACCATGGGTGGCCTGGTCGGCGTGCAGATGAGCTGGGCTTCGCTGGTCGCGCCGCAAGACCTGTCCAAGTACGACGCCGTGGTTGTCGCGGTCGGTAACAGCAACGAATACGAAGGTGAAGGTTTCGACCACAGCTTCGATCTGCCTGAGTTCCAGAACGACCTGATCAACAACATCGCCAAGGTCAACCCGCACACCGTGGTCACCATGCACGGCGGTACCGGCCTGAAGATGAGCGACTGGATCGATCAGGTGCCAGCTGCGTTGCACGCGTTCTATCCGGGCCAGAACGGGGGTCAGGCGCTTGCCGAGATTCTGTTCGGCAAGGTCAATCCGTCGGCCAAGCTGCCGATCAGTATCGAACGCAACATCGAAGACAACCCGATCTACTCCACCTTCAAGAACTTCGACAACGAAGAGCAGTTGAAGGAGATGAGCTACAAGAACGACCTGATGCTGGGCTACCGCGGTTACGAGAAGAAAGGCATCAAGCCGCTCTACCCGTTCGGCTACGGCATGTCCTACACCACGTTCGGTTACAGCAACATCAGCGTAACGCCGGGCGTTGCGGTGGCTGGCGCACCGATCAAGGTGTCGTTCGACCTGAGCAACACTGGCAAGGTTGGCGGTTCGGAAGTGGCTGAGCTGTACGTCGGTCAGCAGAACCCGAAAGTGGAACGCGCGATCAAGGAGCTCAAGGGCTACAAGAAAGTCTTCCTCAAGCCGGGTGAAAGCAAGCGCGTGACCATTGAGCTGAATGATCGCTCGCTGGCCTACTTCGATACCCAGAGCAAGCAGTGGGTGGTCGATGCCGACACCTTCAACATCGCACTCGGGTCGTCGTCGCAGGACATTCGCCTGAACGCCAAACTGGTCAACCCGTTCCGTCAGGAACTGTCCACCACCACCAGCAACCCGCTGCCGCGTTCGGCGTTGAATTCGACACTGGTCACCCTGCCACCGGTTACCACCGGCGGCGTGATGCACCAGAACGAAAACGACGACAGCGACACCAGCGATGGCGACGGTTACGGCAGCGATGTCGACACCGGCACCACCACCGACAAGTCGAGCGCCACTGGCAATTGA
- a CDS encoding TetR/AcrR family transcriptional regulator: MTQSTPPESGIEQPTVTRHRRAPKGEKRREELLDAALQVFSLEGYTGASIAQVAGIAGISVAGLLHHFPSKVSLLMGVLERRDAVNQKIADEVRTDHTLTGLLSSLRAINRSNATAPGVVRAFTILNAESLLNNQPAWEWFQTRYRVIHARMLVRFQALVESGEVLPDVDLSGLIEEILAMMDGLQIQWLRFPERFDLVQRFDNYIARVDAAIRIQ, encoded by the coding sequence ATGACGCAGTCCACCCCGCCGGAATCGGGCATCGAGCAACCCACTGTCACTCGACACCGGCGCGCACCCAAAGGTGAAAAACGCCGTGAAGAGTTACTCGATGCGGCGTTGCAGGTGTTTTCCCTGGAGGGATATACCGGCGCTTCCATTGCTCAGGTTGCCGGCATTGCAGGCATTTCTGTTGCTGGCTTGCTGCACCACTTTCCGAGCAAGGTTTCTTTATTGATGGGCGTGCTGGAGCGTCGCGATGCGGTCAATCAAAAGATCGCCGACGAGGTGCGCACCGACCACACGCTCACCGGTCTGTTGAGCAGTTTGCGGGCGATCAATCGGTCCAACGCCACGGCACCGGGCGTGGTGCGGGCCTTCACTATCCTCAATGCCGAAAGCCTGCTCAACAACCAGCCTGCATGGGAGTGGTTCCAGACTCGCTATCGCGTCATTCACGCGAGAATGCTGGTGCGCTTCCAAGCGTTGGTTGAGTCCGGCGAGGTCCTTCCCGATGTGGACCTGTCGGGCCTGATCGAGGAAATCCTGGCGATGATGGATGGCTTGCAGATCCAGTGGCTGCGTTTTCCGGAACGCTTCGACCTGGTTCAGCGTTTCGATAACTACATCGCACGGGTCGATGCCGCGATTCGCATTCAATAA
- a CDS encoding MFS transporter translates to MSRRSKLPTDVYLLGLTIFSLVTAEFMVAGMMPALAEAFSVSVSQVGNLIALYALGMALGGPPVTVLLLSRGISNRRALVGLLAVYVGAGALAAAAPTYEVLALARIIMGVSSAACIGLCLTLCAGMVALELRGRAISVVLAGLMLSPVAGVPLTAWVEQHAGWRASAWLVVALALICTALAASRLPPSAAGSEPALSQQWAALKNRSLWAAYLTSGLIIGATFAAFSYCTPILIHEVGIAPGHVAPLLALYGVANLIGNMVVGRLAERYTLPALAWGLVLMVLALSGFALAGEYQWLNLGCFILLGLTGVALNPAMVARVMKAAEPGALVNTLHTSVITAGLAFGSWAGGTAIDAGYGLRSPLWVGAAMALLGLLSLARPAASWQGACSR, encoded by the coding sequence ATGTCCCGCCGTTCCAAGCTTCCCACCGACGTCTATCTGCTGGGGTTGACGATTTTCTCGCTGGTGACCGCAGAGTTCATGGTCGCGGGGATGATGCCCGCCTTGGCTGAAGCGTTTTCGGTGAGCGTGTCGCAGGTCGGCAATCTGATTGCTTTGTATGCGCTGGGCATGGCGCTGGGCGGGCCGCCGGTTACGGTGCTGTTGCTGTCGCGGGGCATCAGTAACCGACGGGCGCTGGTCGGATTACTGGCGGTCTATGTCGGGGCTGGTGCGCTTGCCGCCGCTGCGCCTACTTATGAGGTGCTGGCGCTGGCGCGCATCATCATGGGAGTGTCCAGTGCCGCGTGCATTGGCCTGTGCCTGACGCTGTGTGCCGGCATGGTTGCGCTTGAGTTACGCGGCCGGGCGATTTCGGTGGTGCTGGCCGGGCTGATGCTTTCGCCCGTGGCCGGCGTGCCTTTGACTGCATGGGTCGAGCAACATGCGGGTTGGCGTGCCAGCGCCTGGCTGGTGGTGGCGTTGGCGCTGATCTGTACCGCGCTGGCGGCCTCTCGTTTGCCACCCAGTGCTGCGGGCAGCGAGCCTGCGCTGAGCCAGCAGTGGGCTGCGCTGAAAAACCGCAGTTTGTGGGCGGCTTACCTCACCAGTGGATTGATCATCGGCGCTACGTTTGCAGCCTTCAGTTATTGCACACCCATCCTCATTCACGAAGTTGGTATCGCGCCCGGACACGTCGCGCCGTTGCTGGCGCTTTATGGCGTGGCCAACCTGATCGGCAACATGGTGGTCGGGCGACTCGCCGAGCGGTACACGCTTCCCGCGCTGGCTTGGGGTCTTGTGCTGATGGTGCTGGCGCTGAGCGGCTTCGCGCTCGCTGGCGAATACCAGTGGTTGAATCTCGGCTGTTTCATCCTGCTCGGTTTGACCGGCGTGGCGCTGAACCCGGCGATGGTTGCACGAGTGATGAAAGCGGCTGAGCCAGGCGCGCTGGTGAACACGCTGCACACATCGGTGATCACTGCGGGCCTTGCGTTCGGCAGTTGGGCGGGGGGTACCGCCATCGATGCCGGTTATGGTCTGCGTTCACCCCTCTGGGTCGGGGCGGCCATGGCGCTTTTGGGGCTGCTGAGTCTGGCCCGGCCCGCTGCGTCTTGGCAGGGCGCTTGCTCGCGCTGA
- a CDS encoding glycoside hydrolase family 3 protein encodes MNPLNQPIASAKRTPALAAFKHTLGLSLLTFSIVQANLALAAVTPATGNEVEARVSSILDNMNQSEKINFTRVNDGHMIPSLLKWGIKGTVAYDSSMGVHVNNATFGAQYPSQPAMAATWSINRAKEFGLAIAYETRISGGQQMLSPGVNLYRTPYNGRAAEYVSGEDPFLGAVLAPAIVNGIQAQGIQASGKHYLANEQEANRQAINVVVDERTLRELYLPGFESMVKNANVASIMCGFNKVNGDYACENHHLITEVLKGEWGYQGTVISDFNAIHNAFKGAWAGTDLDMPSGLQFTEANLMPYVWSGQLTQNVIDDKVKRNLRAVVSYDFQENLNTAKTLDHPEYGMRAALNTAREAIVLLRNENTTAGKPLLPLARSAKIAVIGDWANHAPASPFGTANSPPNSYVTELSGLQQLASSSANVTYLSEMSLNPEASVWYQPATGKNGISNAGVKAEYFANTRFSGDPALTRVEPGVNLNWLTGTNVTSAGSTAVSGFSPTAGAFSARFTTTIKPVISGPQVFKIRADGPYKLWVNDELVVQSDGVPYSADVVNAMTTSGKTASLSAGKAYAVKLEYQRVQGNFIPALGGLTGVQMSWASLRAPADLSKYDAVVVATGTNYENEGEGSDHGFELPDQQADLISAVAKANPNTVVVMHGGGVPDMQPWAKKVGATLQAWYPGQQGGQALAEILFGKVNPSGKLPITIDKKIEDNPSYASYPNPAAYRGDNALTEMVYSEGLYMGYRGYDKAHKKPLYPFGFGLSYTTFNYSDLKLSNNVLVPGSTVDVTFTVTNSGDKAGFEVAQLYVKPQKPAVDRPEKELKGFTKVYLQPGESKTVSIPVDSRSLAYFVEKTDSWDVDAGKFKILVGPDSENLPLDRTLQTLFAEHLTTRDSNPLPLPLRKAVQVSATQRY; translated from the coding sequence ATGAACCCTCTCAATCAGCCGATCGCATCGGCCAAAAGGACACCCGCCTTGGCAGCTTTCAAACACACACTGGGACTGAGCCTGCTGACGTTCAGCATCGTGCAGGCCAATCTTGCGCTTGCTGCGGTAACGCCGGCCACCGGCAATGAAGTCGAGGCGCGTGTCAGCTCCATCCTCGACAACATGAACCAGTCCGAGAAGATCAACTTCACGCGGGTCAACGATGGTCATATGATTCCGTCCCTGCTCAAGTGGGGCATCAAGGGCACCGTGGCGTACGACTCTTCCATGGGCGTGCACGTCAACAACGCCACCTTTGGCGCGCAATACCCGTCGCAACCGGCGATGGCAGCAACCTGGAGCATCAACCGGGCCAAAGAGTTCGGCCTGGCCATCGCCTACGAAACCCGCATCTCGGGCGGACAGCAAATGCTCTCCCCTGGCGTGAACCTCTATCGGACCCCATACAACGGCCGGGCGGCGGAATACGTCAGCGGTGAAGACCCCTTCCTCGGCGCGGTCCTGGCCCCCGCCATCGTCAACGGCATCCAGGCCCAGGGTATCCAGGCCAGCGGCAAGCATTACCTGGCCAACGAACAGGAAGCCAACCGTCAGGCGATCAACGTCGTGGTGGACGAACGCACGTTGCGCGAGCTGTATCTGCCGGGCTTCGAGTCGATGGTCAAGAACGCCAATGTCGCGTCGATCATGTGCGGCTTCAACAAGGTCAATGGCGACTACGCCTGTGAAAACCATCACCTGATCACCGAAGTGCTCAAAGGTGAATGGGGCTACCAAGGCACTGTTATCAGTGACTTCAATGCCATCCACAACGCTTTCAAAGGCGCGTGGGCCGGCACTGACCTCGACATGCCGTCGGGGCTGCAATTTACTGAAGCCAATCTGATGCCCTACGTGTGGAGCGGGCAACTGACGCAGAACGTCATTGATGACAAGGTCAAGCGCAACCTGCGCGCCGTTGTCAGCTACGACTTTCAGGAAAACCTCAACACTGCAAAGACACTCGATCATCCCGAGTACGGCATGCGCGCAGCGCTCAATACCGCACGTGAGGCGATCGTGCTGCTGCGCAACGAAAATACCACCGCCGGCAAGCCGCTGTTGCCGCTGGCTCGCTCAGCCAAAATCGCGGTGATCGGCGATTGGGCCAACCATGCGCCAGCGTCGCCGTTCGGCACCGCCAACTCGCCACCCAACAGCTACGTCACTGAATTGAGCGGCCTGCAGCAACTGGCGTCGAGCAGCGCGAACGTTACGTACCTGTCCGAGATGAGCCTGAACCCGGAAGCCTCGGTCTGGTATCAGCCGGCCACAGGTAAAAACGGCATCAGCAATGCCGGTGTGAAGGCCGAGTATTTCGCCAACACCCGCTTCTCCGGTGACCCGGCGCTGACGCGCGTCGAGCCAGGTGTAAACCTGAACTGGTTGACCGGGACCAACGTGACCAGCGCTGGCAGCACAGCGGTGTCTGGTTTCAGCCCGACAGCTGGTGCCTTCTCGGCCCGCTTCACGACCACCATCAAACCGGTGATCTCCGGACCTCAGGTGTTCAAGATTCGCGCCGACGGCCCTTACAAACTGTGGGTCAATGATGAACTGGTGGTGCAGAGCGACGGTGTCCCGTACTCGGCAGACGTAGTCAATGCCATGACCACATCCGGCAAAACCGCCTCTCTGAGCGCAGGCAAGGCTTACGCCGTGAAGCTTGAATACCAGCGCGTGCAGGGCAATTTCATCCCGGCACTGGGTGGATTGACCGGCGTGCAGATGAGCTGGGCTTCGCTACGAGCACCTGCCGACCTGTCCAAATATGATGCCGTGGTCGTTGCCACCGGCACCAACTACGAGAACGAAGGCGAAGGTTCCGACCACGGTTTTGAATTACCCGACCAACAGGCGGATCTGATCAGCGCCGTGGCCAAAGCCAACCCGAACACCGTCGTGGTCATGCACGGTGGCGGCGTTCCCGATATGCAGCCATGGGCGAAGAAAGTCGGCGCCACCTTGCAAGCCTGGTACCCAGGTCAGCAAGGCGGGCAGGCACTGGCCGAGATTCTGTTCGGCAAGGTCAACCCGTCGGGCAAATTGCCGATCACCATCGACAAGAAAATCGAAGACAACCCAAGCTATGCGTCGTACCCCAACCCAGCCGCTTACCGAGGCGATAACGCGCTGACCGAGATGGTCTACAGCGAAGGCCTTTACATGGGTTATCGCGGTTACGACAAAGCGCACAAAAAGCCGTTGTATCCGTTTGGTTTCGGCCTGTCGTACACCACGTTCAACTACAGCGACCTGAAGCTTTCGAACAACGTTCTGGTGCCAGGCAGCACGGTTGACGTGACGTTCACAGTGACCAACAGCGGCGACAAGGCGGGCTTTGAAGTGGCTCAGTTGTACGTCAAACCGCAAAAGCCGGCCGTTGATCGCCCAGAGAAAGAGCTCAAGGGCTTCACCAAAGTGTATTTGCAGCCGGGTGAGAGCAAGACCGTCAGCATCCCGGTGGATTCGAGGTCGTTGGCCTACTTCGTCGAGAAGACCGACAGCTGGGACGTCGATGCGGGCAAGTTCAAGATACTGGTCGGCCCGGACTCGGAAAACCTGCCGCTGGACCGCACGTTGCAAACCCTGTTTGCCGAGCACCTGACCACCCGCGACAGCAACCCGCTGCCTTTACCGCTGCGCAAAGCAGTGCAGGTCAGCGCCACTCAGCGCTATTGA